From Xenopus tropicalis strain Nigerian chromosome 3, UCB_Xtro_10.0, whole genome shotgun sequence, the proteins below share one genomic window:
- the aen gene encoding apoptosis-enhancing nuclease isoform X1, with protein MVSLEMEAASNLSCSSSGSSEFLNSSNAEIYTKCQRRVQNRRKTRRHQRFLKRKAFLQQRRLLNIPETGTQEVLKGKTKCSVNGNDQCFCEQIADMEMGSQIKTLLGTLPVAPGSSITANKPSTFDYDDSGLSVAGSSSSSRASSPLSWLKPGKCVAIDCEMVGTGPGGKISELARCSIVNYRGDVVYDKYIKPELPIADYRTRWSGITKHSLKNAIFFKTAQKEILKILKDKRVVGHALHNDFRALKYFHPHSQIRDTSKISLLKKNAGLPEKAGVSLKTLALNLLGKRIQVGRNGHSSVEDALASLELYKLVEDQWEEELCSHFQLETSTSAETSGVSDNDHYMDDRYWPADLNDDSK; from the exons ATGGTTTCCCTGGAGATGGAAGCAGCTAGCAATTTGTCCTGTAGCTCCAGTGGATCTAGTGAATTTCTCAACTCCAGTAACGCAGAGATCTATACAAAGTGTCAGAGAAGAGTCCAAAATCGAAGGAAGACACGAAGGCATCAACGCTTCTTAAAGCGCAAAGCTTTCCTGCAACAGAGGAGACTCCTAAATATCCCTGAAACAGGAACTCAAGAGGTGCTAAAAGGAAAAACCAAATGTTCAGTCAATGGAAATGACCAATGTTTCTGTGAACAGATTGCGGACATGGAAATGGGTAGCCAGATAAAAACTCTGCTGGGCACATTGCCAGTGGCGCCTGGCTCTTCCATTACTGCAAATAAACCATCCACATTCGATTATGATGATAGTGGCCTCTCTGTGGCAGGCAGCTCCAGCTCCAGCAGAGCATCCTCCCCCCTTTCTTGGTTAAAGCCTGGGAAGTGTGTTGCTATCGACTGTGAAATGGTTGGAACTGGACCTGGGGGAAAGATCAGTGAGCTGGCTCGGTGCAGCATAGTGAATTACAGAGGAGATGTTGTATATGACAAGTACATTAAACCTGAGCTACCAATCGCAGACTACAGGACGCGATGGAGTGGGATCACTAAACACAGCttgaaaaatgcaattttctttAAAACTGCCCAGAAAGAG ATTCTGAAGATACTTAAGGACAAACGAGTGGTTGGACATGCACTGCACAACGACTTCAGGGCTCTGAAATACTTCCATCCTCACTCCCAGATTCGAGACACCAGTAAaatctctttattaaaaaaaaacgcaGGACTTCCAGAAAAAGCTGGCGTCTCTTTAAAAACTCTTGCATTGAACTTGTTGGGCAAAAGAATACAG GTTGGCAGAAATGGCCATTCTTCTGTAGAAGATGCCCTGGCCTCCTTGGAGTTGTACAAATTGGTTGAGGATCAATGGGAGGAGGAGCTTTGCAGTCACTTCCAACTCGAGACTTCCACTAGTGCAGAAACAAGCGGGGTCTCTGATAATGACCATTACATGGACGATCGCTACTGGCCAGCAGACTTAAATGATGACTCTAAATGA
- the aen gene encoding apoptosis-enhancing nuclease (The RefSeq protein has 2 substitutions compared to this genomic sequence) translates to MVSLEMEAASNLSCSSSGSSEFLNSSNAEIYTKCQRRVQNRRKTRRHQRFLKRKAFLQQRRLLNIPETGTQEVLKGKTKCSVNGNDQCFCEQIADMEMGSQIKTLLGTLPVAPGSSITGNKPSTFDYDDSGLSVAGSSSSSRASSPLSWLKPGKCVAIDCEMVGTGPGGKISELARCSIVNYRGDVVYDKYIKPELPIADYRTRWSGITKHSLKNAISFKTAQKEILKILKDKRVVGHALHNDFRALKYFHPHSQIRDTSKISLLKKNAGLPEKAGVSLKTLALNLLGKRIQVGRNGHSSVEDALASLELYKLVEDQWEEELCSHFQLETSTSAETSGVSDNDHYMDDRYWPADLNDDSK, encoded by the exons ATGGTTTCCCTGGAGATGGAAGCAGCTAGCAATTTGTCCTGTAGCTCCAGTGGATCTAGTGAATTTCTCAACTCCAGTAACGCAGAGATCTATACAAAGTGTCAGAGAAGAGTCCAAAATCGAAGGAAGACACGAAGGCATCAACGCTTCTTAAAGCGCAAAGCTTTCCTGCAACAGAGGAGACTCCTAAATATCCCTGAAACAGGAACTCAAGAGGTGCTAAAAGGAAAAACCAAATGTTCAGTCAATGGAAATGACCAATGTTTCTGTGAACAGATTGCGGACATGGAAATGGGTAGCCAGATAAAAACTCTGCTGGGCACATTGCCAGTGGCGCCTGGCTCTTCCATTACTGCAAATAAACCATCCACATTCGATTATGATGATAGTGGCCTCTCTGTGGCAGGCAGCTCCAGCTCCAGCAGAGCATCCTCCCCCCTTTCTTGGTTAAAGCCTGGGAAGTGTGTTGCTATCGACTGTGAAATGGTTGGAACTGGACCTGGGGGAAAGATCAGTGAGCTGGCTCGGTGCAGCATAGTGAATTACAGAGGAGATGTTGTATATGACAAGTACATTAAACCTGAGCTACCAATCGCAGACTACAGGACGCGATGGAGTGGGATCACTAAACACAGCttgaaaaatgcaattttctttAAAACTGCCCAGAAAGAG ATTCTGAAGATACTTAAGGACAAACGAGTGGTTGGACATGCACTGCACAACGACTTCAGGGCTCTGAAATACTTCCATCCTCACTCCCAGATTCGAGACACCAGTAAaatctctttattaaaaaaaaacgcaGGACTTCCAGAAAAAGCTGGCGTCTCTTTAAAAACTCTTGCATTGAACTTGTTGGGCAAAAGAATACAG GTTGGCAGAAATGGCCATTCTTCTGTAGAAGATGCCCTGGCCTCCTTGGAGTTGTACAAATTGGTTGAGGATCAATGGGAGGAGGAGCTTTGCAGTCACTTCCAACTCGAGACTTCCACTAGTGCAGAAACAAGCGGGGTCTCTGATAATGACCATTACATGGACGATCGCTACTGGCCAGCAGACTTAAATGATGACTCTAAATGA